The Mastomys coucha isolate ucsf_1 unplaced genomic scaffold, UCSF_Mcou_1 pScaffold4, whole genome shotgun sequence genome has a segment encoding these proteins:
- the Lrrc10 gene encoding leucine-rich repeat-containing protein 10: MGNTLRAFVAFIPTDRCQSYVVGDLREMPLDRMVDLSGRQLCRFPLHVCSFTELVKLYLSDNHLHSLPADLAQLQNLQILALDFNNFKALPRVVCTLKQLCILYLGNNKLCDLPDELSLLQNLRTLWLESNCLTRLPDVVCELSLLKTLHAGSNALRLLPNQLRRLRELRTIWLSGNQLADFPSVLLHMPFLEVIDVDRNSIRYFPSLSHLTNLKLVIYDHNPCRNAPKVGKGVRRVGRWAEETPEPDPRKARRYALGKEENQEPPPPLLPPSS, from the coding sequence ATGGGGAACACCCTCCGGGCCTTCGTGGCTTTCATCCCCACCGACCGCTGCCAGAGTTATGTGGTGGGAGACCTCCGGGAGATGCCTCTAGACAGGATGGTGGACCTGAGCGGGAGGCAGCTGTGTCGCTTCCCACTGCACGTGTGTTCCTTCACGGAGCTGGTGAAGCTCTACCTCAGTGACAATCACCTTCACAGCCTGCCTGCCGACCTGGCACAGCTGCAGAACCTGCAGATCCTGGCCTTGGATTTCAACAACTTCAAAGCTCTTCCCCGGGTGGTGTGTACCTTGAAACAGCTCTGCATCCTCTACCTGGGCAACAACAAACTCTGTGACCTCCCGGATGAGCTCAGCTTGCTCCAGAACCTCCGGACCCTGTGGCTCGAGTCCAACTGCCTCACCCGGCTGCCCGATGTGGTGTGTGAACTGAGTCTCCTTAAAACCCTGCATGCGGGTTCCAACGCCCTACGGCTGCTGCCCAACCAGCTCCGGCGCCTGCGCGAGCTAAGGACCATCTGGCTCTCAGGCAATCAGCTCGCTGACTTCCCCTCTGTGCTGCTTCATATGCCCTTCCTGGAGGTGATCGACGTGGATCGGAACAGTATTCGCTACTTCCCCAGCCTATCCCACTTGACAAATCTGAAGCTGGTCATCTATGACCACAATCCTTGCAGAAATGCTCCCAAGGTGGGCAAAGGTGTTCGCCGTGTTGGGAGATGGGCAGAGGAGACACCAGAGCCTGATCCCAGGAAAGCTAGGCGGTATGCACTGGGCAAGGAAGAGAATCAAGAgccacctcctccccttcttcctcccagctCTTGA